The Zootoca vivipara chromosome 4, rZooViv1.1, whole genome shotgun sequence genome has a segment encoding these proteins:
- the SULT1C4 gene encoding sulfotransferase 1C4, with protein MPLEKMKELKLDWDVKRFEVGEVDGIPMTKEICDTWHKIWAFQAKPDDLLIATYAKAGTTWTQEIVDMIQCDGDIEKCKRASTYDRQPFIEWVLHKTLPTGLDKAEAMPSPRTLKTHLPVQLVPPSFWEQNCKVIYVARNAKDNLVSYYHFHRMNQMMPEPGTWEEFFQKYIDGKVLWGSWYDHVKGWWEAKNKNRILYLFYEDIKENPRCEIQKILHFLEKDLEKEVLDKIIHYTQFEVMKDNPMANYTFLPQEILDHSISPFMRKGTVGDWKNHFTVAQNEKFDAEYKKNMAGTSLTFRMEL; from the exons ATGCCCTTGGAAAAGATGAAAGAACTGAAGCTGGACTGGGATGTGAAACGATTTGAAGTTGGTGAGGTGGATGGGATTCCTATGACAAAGGAGATCTGTGACACGTGGCATAAAATCTGGGCTTTCCAAGCCAAGCCTGATGACCTCCTCATAGCAACCTATGCAAAGGCAG GTACAACATGGACACAGGAGATTGTAGACATGATCCAATGTGATGGCGACATTGAGAAATGCAAGCGTGCTTCCACTTACGATCGGCAACCTTTTATTGAATGGGTGCTGCACAAGACTTTGCCCACTG GCTTGGATAAAGCTGAAGCCATGCCCTCACCAAGAACACTGAAAACTCATCTTCCTGTACAACTGGTGCCTCCGTCATTTTGGGAACAAAACTGTAAG GTCATCTACGTGGCAAGAAATGCCAAAGACAATCTAGTTTCTTATTATCACTTCCACAGAATGAATCAAATGATGCCTGAGCCAGGAACATGGGAGGAATTTTTTCAGAAATACATAGATGGAAAAG TGCTCTGGGGTTCCTGGTATGATCATGTAAAAGGCTGGTGGGAGGCGAAAAATAAGAACCGGATTCTTTACCTCTTCTATGAAGATATAAAAGAA AATCCAAGGTGTGAAATTCAGAAGATCCTGCACTTCCTGGAGAAGGACTTGGAAAAGGAGGTTCTAGATAAGATAATCCATTATACACAATTTGAAGTCATGAAAGATAATCCCATGGCAAACTACACCTTTTTGCCTCAAGAGATACTGGACCATTCAATCTCCCCATTCATGAGAAAAg GAACTGTTGGGGACTGGAAGAACCATTTTACTGTGGCACAAAATGAGAAATTTGATGCAGAGTATAAGAAGAACATGGCAGGAACTTCTCTGACTTTCCGCATGGAACTTTAA